A window of the Dyadobacter pollutisoli genome harbors these coding sequences:
- a CDS encoding DUF72 domain-containing protein, with product MKAIGKIHIGTSGWSYKHWKGVFYPPNVKPASYLSFYAEHFSVSEINSSFYKLPLKSTVEKWIQQVPEGFLFCPKMSRYLSHLKKLHEPKEPLERFFNIFEPIIKYLGPILIQLPANLKFNETVVTDLFKILNDDYGDYRVAMEVRHLSWFSDESTSLMRKYNVTLVFAQSDRYPYLEQVTAKDIFIRFHGPHSLYSSSYSGKVLEEYAAKFIDWTKKGHTVWAFFNNDVGGHAIMNAKTLLGLVDKAS from the coding sequence ATGAAAGCGATAGGTAAGATACATATTGGTACTTCCGGATGGAGCTATAAGCACTGGAAAGGAGTGTTTTATCCGCCAAATGTTAAACCAGCATCTTATCTCTCATTTTATGCTGAACACTTTTCAGTATCTGAAATCAACAGTTCTTTTTATAAACTACCATTGAAAAGCACAGTCGAAAAATGGATCCAGCAAGTCCCCGAAGGCTTCCTTTTTTGCCCCAAAATGAGCAGATATCTCAGTCATTTGAAAAAACTGCACGAGCCCAAAGAACCACTGGAACGTTTTTTCAACATTTTCGAACCGATCATAAAGTATCTCGGCCCTATCCTGATCCAGCTTCCGGCTAATCTTAAATTCAATGAAACCGTGGTCACCGACCTTTTTAAAATCTTAAACGACGACTACGGCGATTACAGAGTTGCAATGGAAGTACGGCACCTGTCCTGGTTTTCAGACGAAAGCACAAGCTTGATGAGAAAGTATAACGTCACGCTGGTTTTTGCCCAGTCGGACCGATATCCCTACTTGGAGCAAGTTACGGCAAAAGACATTTTTATCAGGTTTCATGGCCCCCATTCCCTGTATAGTTCTTCGTATTCAGGGAAGGTTTTGGAGGAATATGCGGCCAAATTTATCGACTGGACAAAAAAGGGTCACACCGTCTGGGCATTTTTCAATAATGACGTCGGCGGACATGCGATTATGAATGCTAAAACACTTTTGGGGCTTGTTGACAAGGCCTCTTAA
- a CDS encoding complement C1q domain-containing protein encodes MKKLFLLLVLYGFSQNLFAQGVGINTTSPDPSAALDIQSTNKGILIPKVALQSLTDKTTVPSPANSLMVYNTNASLKYGIGYYFNANTPVSPDWRFLSSVAMPYYYGGNEINAIFQIDNYNGNNQNATAIKGYSTGTGVGVHAKSEFGNALIVEGRMKLFGSDTNPGTGKVLTSDAFGEAKWEGAVAFSMRGVESGMEMVAKDINYKIPFKSSFYDLDNNYTNATSEFVAPVDGLYHFDVQVCWGGAAFTTDLQLIRERNGTSNTLVINSNTNNGSYFTSVISADMDLKQGDIIYVTITHHKEITMLLDASANRSFFNGRLVIKQ; translated from the coding sequence ATGAAAAAGCTTTTCCTTCTTCTCGTATTATACGGATTCTCTCAAAATCTTTTTGCCCAGGGCGTTGGGATTAACACTACATCACCTGATCCCAGCGCAGCCCTGGACATTCAAAGTACCAATAAAGGGATTTTGATCCCCAAAGTGGCTTTGCAGTCGCTGACCGACAAGACGACTGTTCCCTCCCCTGCCAATTCACTGATGGTCTACAATACTAATGCATCATTGAAATATGGGATTGGTTATTATTTTAATGCAAACACGCCTGTTTCTCCTGATTGGCGTTTCCTTTCAAGTGTGGCGATGCCTTACTATTATGGTGGGAATGAAATTAACGCAATATTTCAAATCGACAATTACAACGGAAATAACCAGAATGCCACTGCGATCAAAGGGTATTCGACTGGAACCGGGGTGGGTGTACACGCAAAAAGTGAATTCGGAAATGCGTTGATCGTAGAAGGGAGAATGAAATTGTTTGGCAGTGATACAAATCCTGGGACTGGTAAAGTTCTCACTAGCGATGCATTTGGCGAAGCTAAATGGGAAGGTGCAGTTGCGTTTAGTATGAGAGGCGTTGAATCTGGCATGGAAATGGTTGCAAAGGATATTAATTATAAAATCCCTTTCAAATCGTCATTTTACGATCTCGACAATAACTACACTAATGCAACTAGTGAGTTTGTTGCACCAGTTGATGGACTTTATCACTTTGACGTGCAAGTTTGTTGGGGTGGTGCGGCATTCACAACCGATTTACAACTGATTAGAGAAAGAAATGGTACCAGCAACACATTGGTAATAAATTCAAATACAAATAATGGCTCTTATTTTACAAGTGTCATTTCAGCAGATATGGACCTTAAACAAGGTGATATTATTTATGTAACTATTACCCATCACAAAGAAATTACAATGCTTTTAGACGCTAGCGCTAATCGAAGTTTCTTCAACGGGAGGCTAGTGATAAAACAATAG
- a CDS encoding ATP-binding protein translates to MKDISAKDLKSIEVFKDVPEDQLQWMVDQSEHVELPEGSFMTSPGEPLKGTHIIISGRIELYRIQNNTKLTIAELLPGTVTGILPFSRGKIGIAYGQCVEATQLMTFPKERLRELIISHYELTQALVIVMTSRVREFTELEQQNEKMMALGKLSAGLAHELNNPAAAIVRGSDSLKKHLLLQPGAFKRLISIHLSPTEIDIINEKMMALQANTNRPVLSMMKRSEKEDEILDWLDLNNVSECDDMAENLVEFGITEEDLDDLKDKINKDDFSPILLWINNSLTTERMVADIQEASKRIADLVGSVKTFTHMDRGGEKEVIDIHTGIKNTLTMLNHKLKTGNIRVVEEFDLTLPHLKAMVGELNQVWTNLIDNAIDALENQPDPELRIITQRDKEFIKVSICDNGPGIPKEVRSKVFDPFFTTKAIGKGTGLGLDVVMRIVKQHHGSVTLHTESGKTEFLVCFPING, encoded by the coding sequence ATGAAGGATATCAGTGCAAAGGATTTGAAATCCATTGAGGTTTTTAAGGATGTTCCTGAGGATCAGTTGCAATGGATGGTTGATCAGAGTGAACATGTAGAATTGCCGGAAGGTAGTTTCATGACCTCACCGGGCGAGCCGCTGAAAGGAACCCACATCATTATCAGCGGACGAATTGAGCTGTACCGGATTCAAAATAATACGAAGCTGACCATTGCGGAACTGCTTCCCGGCACGGTAACGGGAATTTTGCCTTTTTCGAGGGGGAAAATTGGTATTGCCTATGGCCAGTGTGTAGAGGCTACCCAGCTCATGACTTTCCCGAAAGAGCGGCTGCGAGAGCTCATTATCTCACATTACGAGCTCACGCAGGCATTGGTGATCGTGATGACGTCTCGTGTGCGGGAGTTTACCGAGCTCGAACAGCAGAATGAGAAAATGATGGCCCTGGGCAAATTATCGGCAGGCCTGGCGCATGAGCTCAACAACCCCGCTGCTGCCATTGTGCGCGGGTCTGATTCGTTGAAAAAGCATTTGCTGTTGCAACCAGGTGCATTTAAAAGGTTGATCTCCATTCATTTGTCCCCTACCGAAATAGACATTATCAATGAAAAAATGATGGCGTTACAGGCCAATACCAACCGGCCCGTGCTGTCGATGATGAAAAGATCGGAAAAAGAAGACGAGATCCTCGACTGGCTGGATCTCAATAATGTGTCAGAATGTGATGATATGGCCGAAAATCTGGTAGAATTCGGCATTACCGAAGAAGATCTGGACGATTTGAAGGACAAGATCAACAAGGATGATTTTTCACCAATTTTGCTCTGGATCAACAACAGCCTCACCACCGAGCGCATGGTAGCGGACATCCAGGAGGCCTCCAAGCGGATCGCTGACCTGGTAGGATCCGTCAAAACATTCACGCACATGGACCGCGGCGGCGAAAAAGAGGTGATCGATATCCATACCGGCATCAAAAATACGCTGACGATGCTTAATCACAAGCTGAAAACGGGCAATATCAGGGTCGTTGAGGAGTTCGATCTGACCCTGCCACATTTGAAAGCGATGGTAGGGGAGCTGAACCAGGTATGGACCAACCTGATCGACAATGCGATCGATGCACTCGAAAACCAGCCTGATCCCGAGCTCAGAATCATTACGCAACGTGACAAGGAGTTTATCAAAGTGTCGATTTGCGACAATGGTCCGGGTATTCCAAAAGAGGTACGTTCCAAAGTTTTCGATCCTTTTTTTACTACCAAAGCGATCGGAAAGGGAACGGGGCTGGGGCTGGATGTGGTTATGCGCATTGTAAAGCAGCATCATGGCTCGGTTACATTGCACACAGAAAGCGGAAAAACAGAATTTTTGGTTTGTTTTCCCATTAATGGATAA
- a CDS encoding response regulator, with amino-acid sequence MGLPIIFSIDDDPQVLRAISRDLKSHYRDKYRVLSTSSVSEAMESLLELQNKGEEVAIFISDQRMPEMQGVDFLEKAMVLFPFAKRVLLTAYSDTDAAIKAINDVQLDYYLMKPWDPPEEKLYPAIDELLHDWQANYRPDFKGIKVIGYQFSPKAHEIKDFLAGNLVPYSWMDVESNEAGKQIAATNMLCPVDFPVVIFEDGTLLKTPSLIDIAERIGLNAKTKQQIYDVVIIGAGPAGLAASVYGASEGLSTLLIERKAPGGQAGTSSRIENYLGFPMGLSGADLTRRAITQATRFGTEFLSPQFVKEIKLKDKYKTIVLGDDSEINAKAVVITTGVDYRKLETKGIEEFTGKGIYYGAASTEASSCGNKDAYVLGGGNSAGQAAMYLSKFARNVYILVRKNDLTSSMSSYLIDQIKGTDNISILGCTEIVEAQGKDHLEALKLVDLNTSEERTVPADALFIFIGAKPYTDWVGLEIIKNNKGFIETGRDMKGYNNFRQVWKAERDPYLLETSSPGIFAAGDVRAGAMNRVTSAVGEGSMSISFVHQYLSEV; translated from the coding sequence ATGGGTTTGCCCATCATATTCTCTATTGACGACGATCCACAGGTTCTGCGGGCGATCAGCCGCGACCTCAAATCTCATTACCGCGACAAATACAGGGTTCTTAGCACTTCCTCCGTCAGCGAAGCGATGGAAAGCTTGCTCGAACTTCAAAACAAAGGCGAGGAAGTAGCGATCTTCATTTCTGACCAGCGCATGCCGGAAATGCAGGGCGTTGATTTTTTAGAAAAAGCAATGGTACTCTTTCCGTTTGCGAAAAGGGTACTGCTCACGGCCTATTCGGATACCGATGCGGCTATCAAGGCGATTAATGACGTGCAGCTGGATTATTACCTGATGAAACCCTGGGACCCGCCAGAGGAAAAGCTGTATCCGGCCATCGATGAGTTGCTGCACGACTGGCAGGCAAACTACCGTCCGGATTTCAAAGGTATTAAAGTGATAGGTTACCAATTTTCACCTAAGGCGCACGAGATCAAGGACTTTCTGGCTGGTAATCTGGTGCCATATTCGTGGATGGATGTGGAGTCCAATGAGGCCGGAAAGCAAATCGCCGCTACTAATATGCTTTGCCCTGTCGATTTTCCAGTGGTCATATTTGAAGACGGTACTTTGTTAAAAACACCATCTCTGATCGACATTGCTGAGCGGATAGGACTCAATGCGAAAACCAAGCAGCAGATATACGATGTGGTGATCATCGGCGCAGGGCCCGCTGGGCTGGCGGCTTCGGTTTATGGAGCTTCGGAAGGATTGAGTACCTTATTAATAGAGAGAAAAGCACCGGGCGGACAGGCCGGAACGAGTTCAAGGATAGAGAATTACCTCGGGTTTCCTATGGGGCTGAGCGGCGCTGACCTCACGCGTAGGGCGATCACGCAGGCGACCCGGTTTGGTACCGAATTTCTTTCCCCGCAATTTGTAAAAGAGATTAAATTAAAGGACAAATATAAAACCATTGTACTGGGCGACGACAGCGAGATCAATGCCAAAGCTGTGGTTATTACGACCGGCGTGGATTATAGAAAGCTGGAAACCAAGGGTATAGAAGAGTTTACGGGAAAAGGAATTTATTACGGGGCTGCCAGTACAGAGGCGAGTTCCTGTGGTAATAAGGATGCATATGTACTCGGCGGCGGGAATTCCGCGGGGCAGGCAGCGATGTATTTGTCCAAATTTGCCAGGAATGTCTACATCCTCGTCCGTAAGAACGACCTGACATCCTCTATGTCGTCCTACCTGATCGACCAGATCAAAGGAACCGACAATATCAGTATCCTGGGCTGTACCGAGATCGTCGAGGCGCAAGGGAAAGATCACCTGGAAGCGCTGAAACTGGTGGATTTGAATACGAGCGAGGAGCGTACCGTACCGGCAGATGCCTTGTTCATTTTCATTGGCGCAAAGCCTTACACTGACTGGGTGGGACTGGAAATCATCAAGAATAACAAAGGTTTTATTGAAACAGGCCGCGATATGAAGGGTTATAACAATTTCCGGCAGGTGTGGAAAGCCGAGCGCGATCCCTACTTACTGGAAACAAGCTCCCCGGGCATTTTTGCAGCCGGTGACGTTCGGGCCGGGGCTATGAACCGGGTTACATCTGCGGTAGGCGAAGGCTCCATGTCAATCAGTTTTGTTCATCAATATTTAAGCGAAGTATAA
- a CDS encoding T9SS type A sorting domain-containing protein, translating into MNRYIIPIITLLLTGNIFKTQAQFTSGTTFHILGGTTASINGLILTPTAVAGLTLSNQILNVSSVAIPGSPTNSINRVYEFNTPINFFGKVGIKYLESELNGNVEDNLKLAYYNDEELYVTTGPTSGTGEIDVNQNLVSHSFPLILTKDLLKITAVEAGSELPVTLIEFAAKRSEQEAFLSWSTSMETNSDYFEIQRSSNGKQWSALAQIESNGESKTLKTYTYTDVTPLHGQNLYRLKMVDNDGSYTFSQMKSLSFNLNLASVYPNPVVDKLNIKADDWAKVKNIEVYNATGQIQQLNKLSQSPDSQIREYEFREMPSGVYLIKTVRKDGTEQTVKVLKK; encoded by the coding sequence ATGAATAGATATATAATTCCAATTATAACATTGCTTCTCACAGGAAATATTTTCAAAACGCAAGCCCAATTCACCTCCGGCACCACCTTTCACATCCTCGGTGGGACAACGGCTTCTATCAATGGGTTAATCCTTACTCCAACTGCGGTAGCAGGTCTGACATTAAGTAACCAAATTTTGAATGTGTCCTCGGTGGCAATTCCGGGATCGCCAACCAACAGTATCAATCGGGTTTATGAATTTAATACCCCGATCAATTTCTTCGGAAAGGTTGGTATCAAATATCTGGAATCTGAATTGAATGGGAATGTTGAAGATAATTTGAAACTGGCCTACTATAATGATGAGGAACTTTATGTGACGACCGGACCTACAAGCGGAACCGGGGAAATCGACGTCAATCAGAATCTGGTCTCCCATTCATTCCCGCTTATTTTGACAAAAGACCTGCTCAAAATCACAGCCGTAGAAGCAGGAAGTGAGTTACCAGTCACTTTGATTGAATTTGCCGCTAAAAGATCGGAACAGGAGGCATTTTTATCGTGGAGTACCTCCATGGAAACAAACAGCGACTACTTCGAAATACAGCGTAGCAGCAATGGCAAACAATGGAGCGCACTCGCGCAGATAGAGTCAAATGGTGAAAGCAAAACATTAAAAACTTACACTTACACTGATGTGACTCCGCTACACGGACAAAATCTGTATCGGTTAAAGATGGTCGATAATGACGGCAGTTATACATTCAGCCAGATGAAAAGCCTGTCCTTCAACCTGAACCTGGCCAGCGTTTACCCTAACCCCGTCGTTGATAAACTCAATATCAAAGCTGACGACTGGGCGAAAGTAAAGAATATAGAAGTGTACAACGCTACTGGCCAGATTCAGCAACTAAACAAGCTATCACAAAGCCCCGATTCGCAGATAAGAGAATATGAATTCCGGGAAATGCCAAGTGGCGTGTACTTGATCAAAACCGTCAGAAAGGACGGGACAGAACAAACTGTAAAGGTTCTAAAAAAATAG
- a CDS encoding UBP-type zinc finger domain-containing protein, whose translation MDQICNHITEITEIKTAVEHVCEECKKVDGWWVHLRTCQTCGATLCCDSSPSQHMTKHFHQTGHPVASSAEPGEKWLWCYADESFVTYD comes from the coding sequence ATGGATCAGATTTGTAACCATATCACTGAGATCACTGAGATCAAAACCGCTGTGGAGCATGTTTGCGAAGAATGTAAGAAAGTGGATGGCTGGTGGGTACATCTCCGGACTTGCCAGACTTGCGGCGCCACATTATGTTGCGACAGCTCGCCCTCCCAGCATATGACGAAGCATTTTCATCAAACTGGTCATCCGGTAGCATCTTCTGCCGAGCCGGGAGAAAAGTGGCTGTGGTGCTATGCCGATGAATCTTTCGTGACCTATGATTAA